GCGGTGCGGGGGCTCAAGCCCGTGGTCGAGATCCAGTTCTTCGACTACATCTGGCCGGCCATGATGCAGATCCGGAACGAGCTGGCCACGATGCGCTACCGCTCGAACAACGCGTGGAGCGCGCCGGTGGTGATCCGCGTCGCCTACGGCGGCTACCTGAAGGGCGGTGCGATCTACCACTCCCAGACGGGCGAGACGCTGTTCACGCACATCCCGGGGCTGCGGGTCGTGATGCCGTCGAACGCGGTGGACGCGAACGGGCTCCTGCGTACCGCGATCCGGTGCGATGACCCGGTCATCTTCCTCGAGCACAAGCACCTGTACCGGCAGGTGTACAACAAGGGCCGTTATCCCGGGCCGAACTTCATGATCCCCTTCGGCAAGGCGAAGGTCGTGCGGGAGGGGACGGACGTGACCGTCATCGCCTGCGGCGCCCTGGTGAAGCGCTCGCTGGACGCGGCGAAGGCGGTCGAGGCCGAGGGCGTGAGCGTCGAGGTGATCGACCTCCGCTCGCTGAATCCGTTGGACATGGAGACGATCGCGGCGTCCGTGCGCAAGACGAACCGCGTCGTCATCGCGCACGAGGACCCGCTGTCGTGGGGGATCGGCTCGGAGATCGCGGCGCGGATCGCCGACGAGGTGTTCGAGTGGCTCGACGCGCCGGTCAAGCGTGTCGCATCGCTGGACACGTGGGTGGCCTACTCGCCGCAGCTCGAGGACGTGATCCTGCCCTCGCCGGAGCGAGTCCTCGCGGCGATCCGGGAGGTCGTGGCGTACTGACGGCCACGTTCGCCGTGGAGGGCCGCCGCCGGCCGCGCGCGGCGGTGCTCACGCGATCACGCGCGGGGCTCCCAGGGCCTCGCGCGTGATGCGTCTTCGGGTGGCGCCCCCTCTCACCGGATCTCGAACGCGGCGGTGCGCGTCACGGATCGGCCGGATGCGAGGCTGGTGACGCGCACGCGCACGGTGTGTGTGCCCGGCTGCGAGCGTGCCAGGAGCAACGCGATGCGTTCGGCGACGGAAGGGGAGTCGGCCCCTCGTTCGAGCTCGAGGGCGGCGGTCGGCGCGCTGTCCGGCGCAGCCGCGGGCCGGAGCGGAACACGCTCTCCCGCTGGATCGAGCACCTCGATCGTGACGCGGTACCGGGCCCGTCCGTCTGGCGACAGCGGGAGGCCGCTGGCCTCGACCGAGAGCGAGAGACCGCCGGCCTCGGCCACCTGGACGGCGACAGCCGAGACGGTGAACGGCTCGGGCGGCGCCTCCGTGACGGCCTGGGTGCGCTCGACCAGCGCGCGCGTCCTGCCGTAGGCCGCCAGGAGCTGGACGTCGTCCGGGTTCAGTGAGACGGCGTGCTGGAGCGCCTCCCACGCCCCGGGCGCCGCCGTGGAGTCGCTCTCGGCGATGACGGCGAGCAGGAGCGCGAGCTCGCGCCAGGCGGACGGGTCGTGAGGCGTCTGGCGGACCCGGGCTCGCAGCGTTGCGATGGCGGCCGCCGTGTCGCCCCGGGCGGCCAGCTCGCGCGCCGCCCGGGCCTCAGCGCTCTCCTCCGCGCGTGGATCCGGCGGACGGGGTGCCGCGGCGGCCGGGGGACCCGGCCGTGCCCGGCTCAGCACGTAGTCGACGGCGACCTGGATCGACGGGTAGTACGTCGTGAACCCGGAGTAGTCGAACACGGGCCGGCGGCCGGCCAGGCGCTCCACCTCGTCCGCCTCGAGGCTCTCCATGTCGTCGGCCGCCGCCGGCAGGACCAGGCTGTTCACGCCCACCCGCAGCCCGAGGTCCCGCGTGACCGGGAACCGCGCCGTCACGCCGAGTGACAGCCCCCACCCCGTCCAGCTCCGGCTGCGCCACTGCAGCGGCGCGTCGGCCGGGGCGCCGAACTGGGTCGCGAACACGTCCCGGTGGCCGTTGGAGAGGTCGAGGGTGTGATGCGTCACGACGGGGGCGACGAGATACGCGACACCGCCGGCGCCGTCCGCCCACTGGCCGAGCCGCACGGCCATGCCGGCAGTGAACGTCCAGATCCTGACGCTTCGGCCGATCTGCTGTGGCCCGCCGCGGCCGCCGCTGTAGCTGGCCTCGGTGCTCGCCGATACGAGGTCAACGCCGATGAAGGCGCCGAAGCCCGACTGTGGGCGGTAGCGTAGCGCGCCGCCGACGAGAGGCGCGATCCGCGTGCGTTCGCTGTACATCGTGCTGAACGACTCGCTGCTGCTCTTCGCCGTGACCCTGGCGTTGTACAGCCACGCGGGCAGCATCGCCCCGCCTCCGACGGAGACGGCCCAGCGCGGCGGCGCCGGCTCCTGGGCGTGGGCGACCGACGGCGACAACGTGAAGCCGACAAGGGCCACCAGGAACGGCCTGGGCGTCCGCACCCGAGGAATCCGGTTCATTGCGACCCCCGTAGATGAGGAGCACGTGGATCCCGACCCATGGCCTGCGTTCACCGCGCGTGGGCGATGAGGTCGACCACCCGGTCGAGCTCCTCCGGCGAGTTGTAGATGTGCGGAGCGAGCCGCATCCAGCCGTAGCCGTACTCGCCGATCACGCGGCTCCGGACGTTTGCGGTCTCGGCCAGGTGGCGTTGGAGCTGGCGCGCATCCATTCCATCAACGCGGAAGGCGACCATTCCTGCCACAGCCAGGCCGCTGGCCGGCGACACAATGCGCACGCCGGGGATCCCGCTCAGTCCCTGCGCCAACCGGTCCCGGAGGAACCTGATCCGCGCGTAGACGCGCTCGGGCCCGAGCTGCTCGTGGAACTCGAGTGCAGCGTCGAGGCCGGCGAAGCGGGATTCATCCAAGGTCCCCGTGTGGTCCAGGCGGCGCGCGCCCAGGGCGAGGTTGTCCCAGTTGCCGGACGCAATGGACGGCCACAGCCGTGCGCGCCACTCTTCGCGGACGTAGAGCAGCCCCGTGCCCTGCGGCGCGAGGAGCCACTTGTGCGCGGAGGCGGCGTAGAAGTCCGCATCGATGCGACGCAGGCCGAGCGGCATGAGGCCGGGCGGGTGGGCGCCGTCGATCACCGTGATGACGCCACGCTGCCGGCACTCGCGCACCAGCTCTTCGACGGGCATGACCGCGCCGTTGGTGAACAGAACGTGCGAGATCGAGAGCACGCGGGTGCGAGGCGTCAGGGCGGCCAGAATGCGCCGGGTCGTCTCCTCCGGGTCGGCGGGGGGAACGGGGAGCGAGACGACGCGGAGACGGATGCCACGTCGCGCGGCGAGGAGCTGCCAGCAACACAGGCCGCCGATGTGCTCGTGGTCCGTCGTGACGACCTCGTCGCCTGCGCCGAGCTCGAGCCCTTGCGCGACCCAGTTCATCCCCTCGGTGGTGTTGCGCGGGAACACGAACCCTTCCGGGTCGGCGTCGAACAGGCGGCCCAGCCGATTCCGGATCCGATCCCAGGGGACGCCGGGCGGGTACGTTTCGGCGACGCGTCGGATCGCGGCGACCATGGCGTCCACCACCGGCCGGGGCTGTGGCCCGAGGGTGCCGACGTTGAGGTAGATGCGGTCCGGAGGGATCAGGAACCGGTCCCGCACCCGGCGCCAGAACGCCTCGCCCTCCTCCCCCGGGGCGCCGGCCGGGATCGGCGCCTGCGCGGCGACGGCGCCAGCACCCACGAGGTCCGGCAACGCCGCTGCCGTCGCCGCACCGACGACATTGCGGAGGAACCGGCGTCGGCTCGCCCGTCGCGGCGGCTGCGCTGGGTGGTGGCTCGACGTGTGCACGTCGCGAGTATGCGGCTCGGCCCGAGCGGGGCGCAACCCTGGCCCCACTCGTTCGGGCGGGCATAGGTTGAGGGCATGGCGCGCACGCTCGGCTTCCTGCTCCAATACCTGAGGCCCCGGCCGGGAGCGGTCGAGGAGGCGGAGGTTCCCTACCGGAGGGACGGCGAGACCCTGCCGGCGACTCTCTACCGCCCGGCTGGCCGTCGCGGGCCGCACCCCGCCTGGGTCGTCCTCCACGGGCTCACGTACCGTGGCCGGTATCACCCTTCGTTGGAGCGCCTCGCGCGCGCGCTCGCCGCCAGCGGCGCGCTGGTCTTCGTCCCGGAGATCCCCGAGTGGCGCAGGCTGCGCGTCGCGCCGGCCCTCACCACCGCGACGATCCGTTCGGCCATCGTCGCGCTGAACGAGCGCGCCGACGTGGCCGAGGGGCGCATCGGCGTGCTCGGCTTCTCGTTCGGCGCCACCCAGGGCCTCATCGCCGCATCGGATCCGGAGCTGGACGGGAAAGTGCAGGGCCTGGCGGCCTGGGGCGGGTACTGCGACCTGTTCAACCTGTTCCGCTTCGGCATCGCCGGCGAGTACGAGCTGGACGGCGTGAGCCGGCACAGCGAGCCGGACCCGTACGGCCGCTGGATCATGGGCGCCAACTATGTGACGCGGATGCCGGGGCACGCCGGCTACACCCAGCTCGCGGCCGCCCTGGAGCAGCTCGCCCGGGAGGCCGGCCGCCGCGGCGTCTCGGCGTGGGATCCGGTCTACGACCCGTTGAAGGCGCGGCTCCGCGCAGGCCTTCCCCCGGCGCAGCGGGAGCTGTTCGACATCTTCGCCCCGCCGGCCGGACGACCGGTCCCCACCCTGGACCGCGCCCGCGAGCTGGCCCGGGAGCTCGCCGCGGCCGCCCTCGAAGCGGATCCGTTGCTCGATCCCGCTCCGTTCCTGCCGCGTGTGCCGCTCCGCACGCTGCTCGCGCACGGGAGGGACGACCGCCTCGTGCCGTACACGGAGACCCTGCGGTTGGCGCGTGCGATCCCTGCACAGCGACGGGTCGGCTGCACGGTCACGGCACTGTTCGCTCACTCGGGCGGCGCGGAGGCGGCGCTCGGCCACCTCGGCCGGGCCAGGGAAGCCGCTCGCTTCCTCGGCCTGCTCCGCGACATCCTCCGCCTCATCTGACCGCCGGTCGCGGCGACCGCCGGCGCCCGGCCGGGCGCACGCGACGCCGGACCCCGGCGCGGGAACCACGAAACCATCGCTTTCCCTGCGTGTAGATAGGCGGCCGGGGTGCGGGCGTGGGCGACGCCGCTACCCGCGCTCTTCCGTCGTCGGGAGTCGACATGGACTCGTCTGCCATTCCCGTCTTTCTCGCCGGACCGTTCCCGGTGTTGCATACCGCCCGCGTGCTGCACGACGAGCAGGAAGTCGAGCTGGACGTCGCACTGCTGATCGGCGGAATGCCGACGATGCTCGCAGCGACGCGGTTCCCTCTGGATGAGACGTGGGAGCGCATCCAGCGTGCGCTCTCGAGCGGAGACGCCCGCCTGGCCGTCGCAGGCGTGCCTCACGAGGCGCAGTCGATCACCGGCGCGCCGGAGATCTATCCATCGGCGTACGTGGGGCTGGAGTGCGCGAACGGTGAGCGCCTGGTGCTGGCTCACATCAAGGGGCCGGATCGCCAGCAGGAGGCCGAAGGCTACGCCCGGTCGGTCATCTCCGCGATCCTCGAGGGCAGGACCCCGGCAGAGCTCGGCGAGCTGATCGAAGACTGAACGATCGCCGGCCGCCGGGACGGGGCCGCTCCGGCGCGGGGAAGGTGCGACTCCCTTCCCCGCGTACCGACGGCCCTGTCGTCCCCGACGCTCAGCGCATGATGCGGCCGACCAGGAAACCGGCGCCCAGCGCGATCAGCGCCGCGCGGAGCGGATGGAGCTTCACCCGGTGCTCGGCGTCCCGGCGCATGGTGCCGAAACCGGTCGTCCGGACGTAGCTGGCCGCGCGCTCCAGACGGCCCGCCACGTCACGTGCGACAGGGCCCGCCTTGCCGACGGCGCCGCCCCGGTCGCTCGCCCACGCGCCGACCCGGCCCACTGCGGCCGCCGCCCCCTCCAGGCCGTCCCCCGCCGTCGAGCGGAGGCGCGCCGGCATCTCCTTGACGACACGCCGCGCTCCTTCCACGCGCTCCATGACCCGACGCTCCGCGTCTTCCACCGCGTCCGCCACGGCCTTGTGCCCACGCTCGAAGCCGCCTTCGATCCGGCCGATCACCGTGTCGGTCCCGGCACACAGGTCGTCCAGCACCTCGAGCGCCCAGGCGTAGTGCCGCTCCTCGTCCGCCGCGGCGCGGGCGAGCACGGCTCGCACCTCCGGCGGGTGCGGGGCGTCGGCGTGGCGGCGGTACTTGTCCCGCACCTGCCGCTCGTTGGCCTTGAACGCCAGCATCAGCGCCCGGTCACCCCGCGCCGCGCCGGCGCGCTGCACCGCGGCCTTGAACATCCCGGTCGGGATGTGCGCGGTCTCGATCGGGATGCCCCCGTGCGCACGGATCAGCTCGGTCAGCTCGTCGATGTGCCGCTCATGGTCTCCGCGGAACGCGATCAGCGTCTCGCGCAGCCGCTCGTCCTCGACCGCCTCGATGGCGATCCCGTACGCCTGCACCGCGTCGTGGTCGAGCTGGAGCAGGTCGTTCAACTCGGCGACGAGGCTGGCCTCGGTCTGCATCCTGGGTTCCGCCATCCGCTCCTCCCCACCCGGCTCCCGAACGCACGGCGCGCCGCCCACGGAGGTGGGCGGCGCGCCACACCGCATCACCGTCCTGGATTGCAACGATCGTTCCCGCCCCCTATCCCGCGGCCGCGATCTCGAAAGCGCTGGCCGGATTCGAGGAGCCGATGAACCCCATGCGCCGCAGACTGTCCAGGAACGCTTCCACCACCTGCGGGTCGAACTGGTAGCCGGCCTGGTGCTCGATCTCCGCCAGCGCCTGTTCCACCGGCCACGCGGGCTTGTACGGCCGGTCGTGCGTCAGCGCGTCGAACACATCCGCCACCGCGACGATCCGCCCCACGATCGGGATCGCCTCACCCTTCAACCCCTTCGGGTATCCGGTCCCATCCCACCGCTCGTGGTGCGTCAGCGCGATCGTGGAGGCCACGTCGAGCAGCGGGAACCGGCTGCCCGAAAGGATGCGCGCGCCGATGTACGTGTGCGTGCGCATCACCTCGAACTCACGCTCACCCAGCCGCCCCGGATGCAGCAGGATCGAGTCCGGGATCCCGATCTTGCCGACGTCGTGCAGCGGCGCCGCACGGCGGATCAGGTCCACCTGCTCCTGGGGCAGCCCCAGCGCCCGCGCAACGAGCGCCGAGATCCGACCCACGCGCTGCGTGTGCTGGCCCGTGTCGTCATCGCGGTACTCCGCCGCCCGCGCGAGCCTCTCCAGGATCTCGATCCGCGCGCTCTCCAGCTCCCGCGTCCGCTCACGCACACGCTGCTCGAGCAGCTCGTTCTGACGGAGGAGCTGGAGCTGGAGGAAGCGCGTCTCGAGCAGGTTCTTGATGCGCAGTAGCACCTCCGCCACGTCGAACGGCTTGCTCAGGAAGTCCTTCGCCCCGCTGGCCAGCGCACGCCGCCGCACGTCCGCGCTGACATCACCCGTCAACACCAGGATCGGAACGTGCACGCCGCCCGGCGTCCGGTGCCTCAGGTCCTCCAGCAGCGTGAAGCCGTCGATGTGCGGCATGTGGAGGTCGAGCAGCACGATGTCCGGCTCGAACTCGAGGAAGATCGGCAGCGCGTCGCGAGGATCCGTCGTGCTCTTGTAGTTCCTGTAGCCAGCACGCTCGAGGATCCGCTCGAGCAGCCGGACGTTGTGCTCCTCGTCGTCGACCAGCAGGAAGCGGGCGTTGTCGAATTCCGTCAGCATGGCGGTGCCTCGATGAGTCGGTTCACGCGCACCGTCGCGCGCAGGACCACCGCTCGCCGCGTGCGGCCCGCCCGAACGTCACACGGGCTCGATGCACGCGGGCACGTCGTTCGCCGGCGAGTTGACCAGACGCGAGACCTCGTAGGCCTCGAGCTGGCCGGTGTACGGTTCGAGGAGCGCGCGCAGCCGCTCGCGGTCGGTTCCGCGGTCCAGCCACTCGGCGCGCTCCTCCCGGTCCAGGATGACCGGCATGCGATCGTGGATCGGCCGCACGGACGGATTGGCGGCCGTGGTGATGATCGCGCACGACTCCAGCGGCTCGCCGCCGTCGCGCGGAACCCAACGGTCCCAGATCCCGGCCATTGCGAACGGCCGGCGCGTGACGAGGCGAATGTAGATCGGTGTCCTGCCGCCGGGGTCGCGGCGCCACTCGTAGAAGCCGTCCGCCACCACGAGGCAGCGCCGCTGCTCGAACGATCGTCGGAACGCGGGACGCGCGTCCACGCTTTCCGCCCTCGCGTTGATCATCCGCTGGCCGATCGCCGGATCGTCCGCCCAGAACGGCACCAGCCCCCAACGGAGGTAGCGCCATTCCGGTCCGTCCTTGCCGGAGACCAGCGTCAGGACCGGCTGGCTCGGCGCGATGTTGTAGCGAGGCCGGTACTCGCCCGGCAGCCCGCCCACGCCGAACTCCTCCACCAGCGCCTCCGGCGTGCTCGCCAACGTGTACCGTCCGCACATCGACGTGGCCTCCCGAGATCGAGGAACACTCGCAGGCTACGACACGGGCGTTTCGGGCGCGAGCCCGAACCCTCCGCAGGTCGAGGCCACGCCCCGGGGCTGGCCGGGCGTGCGCGTCCGCCGCCACGGCCTCGCGCAGCCAGGCGCGGCACGCGCCCGCCCGGGCGCCAGGGCCCGCCGCGCCGGCCGCCGTGCCCGGCCCCGGTGAACGGGCGCACTCCGGCCATGGAAGCGGACATCCCACCCATCAGTGTCGGCACGATCGTGATCCTGCAAGAGCGGTCGCGCTCCGCGGGCGCCGCATGGACGGATCCGCGGTGCACGGCGCCTCCGCGTGCCGGGACCGTTTCGTTCCGGGGAGAGACAAGGGAAGCGTGAGCCAGCCCTTGCGGGGCCGGCGGACACGGCCAGCAAGCCGCACGCCAGTCCGGTCACACGAGGCGGTCTGCCCGCCGCCGTGAGCGCTCCCGCGACCGAGGCATCGCCGCGCACGACCGCTCGGCGGGCGCCGTGGGCGCGCCGGCCGGGTCCGCCAAGTCGTTGTGCCACGGACACATCCGCGCGCCGAACCCACGCCGCCCCTCGGCGAACGCCGCAGAACGCCCGGCGTCGCCGCGGGGCGGGCGCGGCACGACGGCGCCCTCCGAACCGTGCGGCGGAGCGTCCACGGGCCGATCGGTTGTCGCACACGTGTCTCGGAACGCGCGCACGGTTGTGGGCCGGCTGCCGCAGCGGCTCGTCCCACCCGGCAGCGGGACAGACGGTCGGGTTCCGGCTCCGGGCGTCCCGGCGCCGCTCGCCCCCTCTAGCGGCCCCGCGCCCTGCGCGTGCCCAGGACCGTGCGATACACGACGTCGGGCCCCTCATGGACGAGCCGCCCGCGGGGCGGGATCGGGACCGCCAGCGCACCGTGCCGCGCCAGGTAGGCGACGCGCCGCTGCGCGGTGTGGTGCCAGATGCGATGGTACCGCGGTGAGAGGAGCATGAACCCGATGCGGCTCCACCAGTTGGGGAACGTCCCCGGCCGCCACCGTGCATCCACGCGGAAGCGGATCTCCCCCGTCTCGTGCTCCTTCCTGAGGAGGAACCACTCCGCGCCCTGCTCGATGTGGTCGCCCACGGTGTCGTAGCGGAACCCGTAGACCGTGCCGCCGTCGTCCGCCCCTTCCTCCTGGACGACGGTCACCATCACGCCGCACAGGTAGTGCAGGCCGAGCACCTTGATCTCGATCAGCGCGTGGCGACCCGGGAGCGGATCCCGGGGGTCGAAGTGCACTTCGACGATGGACGGGTCCGAGAACTCGTAGTTCTCGATCGCGATCCGCGCCCGCCGGAACGCGCCGTCCTCCAGCGGCCCGCCGGGCGGCTCCCGCGCCACCACCGCCTCGGAGCGGTAGTGGTTCCATCCCCGCTCGGGCACCATCTCCTCCCACGCCTCGCAGAAGTTCGGCCCGAGGCCCTTCAGGCGCTCGAGCCGCCGCTCCAGCTCCGCTTCCGTCCAGCCGCCCCCGAATCGCCACTCGATCACGTGATCCCTCCTGCCGGCGCTCGTTCGACCGCCGGACCCGAGCGGCGCGAGATGCAAGAAGGCCACCCCGAACGGGCAGGGTGGCCGTCAGCTCTCGCGAGTGGGTCGGCTGGGACTCGAACCCAGGACCGTGGGCTTAAAAGGCCCCCGCTCTACCGACTGAGCTACCGACCCATTCCAAAAATAACCGAAAAATCCCCGAACTTCAACGCAGAGGAGCGGTTCGGGTGGAGGCCGGAAGACGCGCCGGAGAGCCGTGGCGGCACGGAGCGCTCCGCAGCCCCCTCCCGACCTCGTGGAGGGCACGGAACGCCCGGGGCGCGGCCGGTGTCGCAGCCGGCCAGAGCCGCGCCCCTCCCGTGGCGCTGCGCGCCGGGATCCGCCCGCGCCCGACAACGTCCCACGGGGTGCCGATCCCCGGCGATCGCGAGCGGCGCCAGCCCCTCGCGATCGCTCCGGCCCGCCCCCGCGGCCGGCCGCCCCTACTCGCTCAGCTCCACGCCGCCACGCAGCGCCACCCGGTGGCCCACCCAGCAGCCGGCCACCGCCGCCATCATCTGGACGAGCAGCAGCGCCGCCGTCGTCGTGGGGGTGAGCGCGGACCACGGCGCCAGCTCCAGCAGCAGGTCGATGATCAGGTTGATGAGGAACCAGGCGACGAGTGATGTGATGCCGATGGCGATGCCGTGCAGGATGGGGGCATCGATGGCGCGGAACCCGGTGAAGAATCCGCCCAGCCAGAAGCCGATGACGAGGGCGACCACGGCCCAGAGGGCGTCCGTGGCGGGGTCCGCGCCCGTGAGCCCGAGGCCCGCGAGCACGAGGAGGATCAGCGACGCCACGGCGACGGCGACCAGCCAGCCGGCCGCGACCCACGCGGCGCGGACGTTCCGGAGGTGTTCCGTGTGCATGTCAGGCCTCCAGCCCGAGGCTGAGCTGAACGGGGGCGAAGGAGCGGCGGTGGTGCGGCGTGAGGCCGAGCCGCTGGATCGCCGCGCGGTGCTCGGCCGTGCCGTAGCCGGCGTTGTGCTCCCAGCCGTAGCCGGGGTAACGCGCCGCGAGGCGGCGCATCAGCCGGTCGCGCGTCACCTTCGCCAGGATGGATGCGCATGCGATGCTGTGCACGCGCCGGTCGCCTTCGACGATCGCGGTGTGCGCCTCCCCGAGC
The sequence above is drawn from the bacterium genome and encodes:
- a CDS encoding two-component system response regulator translates to MLTEFDNARFLLVDDEEHNVRLLERILERAGYRNYKSTTDPRDALPIFLEFEPDIVLLDLHMPHIDGFTLLEDLRHRTPGGVHVPILVLTGDVSADVRRRALASGAKDFLSKPFDVAEVLLRIKNLLETRFLQLQLLRQNELLEQRVRERTRELESARIEILERLARAAEYRDDDTGQHTQRVGRISALVARALGLPQEQVDLIRRAAPLHDVGKIGIPDSILLHPGRLGEREFEVMRTHTYIGARILSGSRFPLLDVASTIALTHHERWDGTGYPKGLKGEAIPIVGRIVAVADVFDALTHDRPYKPAWPVEQALAEIEHQAGYQFDPQVVEAFLDSLRRMGFIGSSNPASAFEIAAAG